A region of Gemmatimonadota bacterium DNA encodes the following proteins:
- a CDS encoding GGDEF domain-containing protein, producing MSPSRPEDPAAATPALHAALDQSEKVTVKVEEAAHELAAVNTTLQKDITAGAPTAQVQRTIEKSEAVEQKVQEAAAELVEVTTALAAEVDEREALEGHVLEMQSDLLRSQSAEAASRHRALHDALTNLPNATLFADRLELALEQARRHEWRLAVMFLDLDRFKHINDTHGHDIGDRVLQETAERLTAFVRGGDSVGRRGGDEFLLLLLEVKGDASVLDLAAALATSIGEPIALDDLRLSVGASIGIAIYPEDGKSADLLLKRADAAMYLAKQTQSQVARHASPEVG from the coding sequence ATGTCGCCCTCCAGGCCTGAGGACCCGGCCGCCGCCACGCCCGCCTTGCACGCGGCCCTCGACCAGAGCGAGAAGGTCACCGTAAAGGTGGAGGAAGCGGCGCACGAGCTTGCGGCCGTCAACACGACGCTCCAGAAGGACATCACCGCCGGCGCGCCGACCGCGCAGGTCCAGCGCACCATCGAGAAGAGCGAGGCGGTCGAGCAGAAGGTCCAGGAGGCCGCCGCCGAGCTCGTGGAAGTCACCACCGCACTCGCCGCTGAAGTCGACGAACGCGAGGCGCTCGAGGGCCATGTCCTCGAAATGCAATCGGACTTGCTGCGGAGCCAATCGGCGGAGGCGGCCTCCCGGCATCGTGCCCTGCACGATGCACTCACCAACCTGCCGAACGCCACGCTCTTTGCTGACCGACTCGAACTGGCGCTCGAACAGGCTCGCCGCCACGAGTGGCGCCTCGCCGTCATGTTCCTCGATCTCGACCGGTTCAAGCACATCAATGACACGCACGGGCACGACATCGGCGACCGGGTCCTGCAGGAGACCGCGGAGCGCCTGACCGCCTTCGTGCGCGGTGGGGACAGCGTGGGTCGGCGTGGCGGCGACGAGTTCCTGCTCCTCCTGCTCGAGGTCAAGGGCGACGCCTCGGTCCTGGACCTCGCCGCTGCGCTCGCCACCAGCATCGGGGAGCCGATCGCCCTCGATGACCTGCGCCTCAGCGTCGGCGCGAGCATCGGCATCGCGATCTATCCGGAGGACGGGAAGAGCGCGGATCTCCTGCTGAAGCGTGCGGATGCGGCGATGTACCTCGCCAAACAGACCCAGTCACAGGTCGCCAGACATGCATCACCTGAGGTCGGGTGA
- a CDS encoding ankyrin repeat domain-containing protein translates to MYPNPQDALPLPPRPDLDQYRTRAKELVAACRDGDPAMQRWVTRWIADLVRLQPDGSRLSPADVERRGQQLMHFVRERLRPNDATIAQAQFVIARAHGFDSWPKLGQYVEALRSSDSSVATFEQAADAIVQGDLATLDRLLRAEPSLARARSSREHRSTLLHYASANGVESYRQRTPANIEAITTRLLDAGAVIDAEADVYGGGATTLALVVTSSHPRAAGVQNALADLLLARGARLDAGIVRYCLMNGCPEAAAHLAERGARVTATDAAGIGRLDLLRQAFEPPKTVSLADRGEMMAMAAWYGRRDVIALLLELGVDPAVRRPEGGQTALHVAAYQGDAPLVELLIAHAAPLDLPDAHFGTPPLVWALHAWLKESRPDAEPYRQIVRALVAAGAKVRAEWIEDDRLRAETELMVLLREAVR, encoded by the coding sequence ATGTATCCCAATCCGCAGGACGCGCTTCCCCTCCCGCCACGCCCCGACCTCGACCAGTACCGCACGCGCGCCAAGGAACTCGTCGCGGCGTGTCGCGACGGCGACCCCGCCATGCAGCGCTGGGTCACCCGATGGATCGCCGATCTGGTGCGACTCCAGCCCGACGGCAGCCGGCTGAGCCCTGCCGACGTCGAACGCCGCGGGCAGCAGCTGATGCATTTCGTCCGCGAGCGGCTCCGCCCGAACGACGCCACCATCGCACAGGCGCAGTTCGTGATCGCCCGCGCGCACGGCTTCGACAGCTGGCCCAAGCTGGGGCAGTACGTCGAGGCGCTGCGCAGCAGTGATTCGTCGGTCGCCACCTTCGAACAGGCCGCCGACGCGATCGTGCAAGGCGATCTCGCCACACTGGACCGCCTGCTCCGGGCCGAGCCGTCGCTGGCGCGTGCACGCTCCAGCCGCGAGCATCGGAGCACACTGCTCCACTACGCCTCCGCGAACGGCGTGGAGAGTTATCGCCAGCGCACGCCCGCCAACATCGAGGCGATCACCACGCGCCTGCTCGATGCCGGCGCCGTGATCGATGCCGAGGCCGATGTCTATGGCGGCGGCGCCACGACGCTTGCGCTCGTCGTGACGAGCTCGCACCCGCGCGCGGCCGGGGTCCAGAACGCTCTTGCCGATCTCCTGCTGGCGCGCGGCGCACGGCTGGACGCAGGCATCGTGCGCTACTGCCTGATGAATGGCTGCCCCGAGGCAGCGGCACACCTGGCCGAGCGTGGCGCGCGTGTCACCGCGACCGACGCGGCCGGCATCGGTCGGCTCGACCTGCTGCGGCAGGCGTTCGAGCCCCCGAAGACCGTCTCCCTCGCCGATCGCGGCGAGATGATGGCGATGGCGGCATGGTATGGTCGCCGGGACGTGATCGCGCTCCTGCTGGAGCTCGGCGTTGATCCGGCGGTGCGACGGCCTGAAGGAGGGCAAACGGCCCTGCATGTGGCCGCCTATCAAGGCGACGCGCCGCTGGTCGAACTGCTGATCGCGCACGCTGCACCACTTGACCTTCCCGATGCCCATTTCGGCACACCGCCGCTGGTGTGGGCGCTCCATGCCTGGCTCAAGGAAAGCCGGCCCGATGCCGAGCCGTATCGGCAGATCGTACGCGCGCTCGTGGCGGCGGGGGCGAAGGTGCGGGCGGAGTGGATCGAGGATGACCGACTGCGGGCCGAGACCGAGCTCATGGTGTTGCTGCGCGAGGCGGTGCGCTGA